Sequence from the Candidatus Methylacidiphilales bacterium genome:
TCTCGGAGTCGATGAGGATGCCCATGGTGTCAGCGGCCCGCGCGCACGTGCTCCAGGTCGCGGCGGAAGGGCGCCCAATCACCCGCCTCCAACAACGGCCCCCCGCGCAGAAGCGCGGGCAGCTCGGATAGACGCCGACCACTGGCCACCGGGCGGAGCTCCGCCACCGGCTTTTTCCCCCGGATGAGGAAAAAACTCTCCTGCCGGTAGGCCACCCGGTTGATGAAGTCGGAAAAGTTCCGGGAGGCCTCGGTGATACTCACAGAAGTGGCGTTTGACATAAAAATATGATTGTCAGATAGTCTGAATATCAGATAGATTGCGTCCTGTCAAAGGGCGTGTGCGTCCGGCGACGAAAACCATGCTTGGAAAACACTCGCCCCAGAATCCCGCGCACCCGGCCCGGAAACGCCCGAATTTGGAATTCGATTTCGCCGGACTCTCCGTGCCGCGGAAGAAGAATGTCCGCAAACCCCGGCCCTCCGATCCGGCAGCTCCCTTGTCGACGATGA
This genomic interval carries:
- a CDS encoding antitoxin, coding for MSNATSVSITEASRNFSDFINRVAYRQESFFLIRGKKPVAELRPVASGRRLSELPALLRGGPLLEAGDWAPFRRDLEHVRAGR